Proteins from a single region of Campylobacter sputorum:
- a CDS encoding ATP-dependent Clp protease adaptor ClpS, with translation MPQINEKIEQDIKFKEPNLYKILLLNDDVTSMDFVVQVLMDIFHHEAPVAVDLMLKVHNEGSAVCGIYTKEIALSKQNEVSIAAKNASYPLQTILEEE, from the coding sequence ATGCCTCAAATTAATGAAAAAATAGAACAAGATATTAAATTTAAAGAACCAAATTTATATAAAATCTTACTTTTAAACGATGATGTGACTAGCATGGATTTTGTTGTGCAAGTTTTAATGGATATTTTTCATCATGAAGCCCCAGTTGCGGTAGATTTAATGCTAAAAGTACATAATGAAGGAAGTGCAGTTTGTGGAATATATACAAAAGAAATTGCACTATCAAAACAAAATGAAGTAAGTATTGCTGCAAAAAACGCATCATATCCATTGCAAACGATTTTAGAAGAGGAGTAG
- a CDS encoding AAA family ATPase yields the protein MLDTKFSFLIQKAGELAYKNAHEYVTCQHVLYTLIRTDDDIRTLLLNVGISNLDSLIKNLENYIATTPVLKSQRQPSVTSHLSIIIKNANLEENKDNIYGSRNFILDIIKDKDLGMSELLVHHGANLKLLEETISSKNTEQEKSNISLYAINLNELAKDGKIDPLIGRDEELARMVQILSRRKKNNPILVGEAGVGKTAIVEGLALNIVNKNAAQKLENSTIYALDMGAMISGTKYRGDFEKRLKDTISEIEQIDGAIVFIDEIHTIVGAGASGGGSLDMSNLLKPSLASGKIRCIGATTYSEYRNFTKDKALSRRFSKIDINEPSIEDSVEILNGIKKYYEDFHGVSYPKEILKQSVILAKKYMSDKFLPDSAVDIIDEVGATLNLAGKKIVTKKALNEIISKATGIANLNTNENQTDLIKNLKQNLKKQIFGQDEAINALVKAITRSYAGLKNPNSPTGVFLFTGPSGVGKSELAITLAKELNIHFERFDMSEYMEKHAVAKLIGSPPGYVGFEEGGILTNAIKKNPYSVVLFDEVEKADSDMLNIFLQIFDNGILTDNSGNKTDFKNTIIIMTSNLGTKEPNQMGFKKDDSIKTTSAIKNFFAPEFRNRIDKIINFAHLNDEILDSIVLKELNLISQTLKDKKVAIKADKKAREFIYKKGYSQEFGARNIKRVISEEILDILSEEILFGKLKSGGNAIITLKNENLSFKFN from the coding sequence GTGTTAGATACAAAATTTAGTTTTTTAATTCAAAAAGCTGGAGAACTTGCATATAAAAACGCTCATGAATATGTAACTTGTCAGCATGTTTTATATACTCTAATAAGAACTGATGATGACATAAGAACACTTCTTTTAAATGTGGGTATTTCAAATTTAGATAGTTTAATAAAAAATTTAGAAAACTACATAGCAACAACACCAGTATTAAAATCTCAACGCCAACCAAGTGTAACATCGCATTTAAGCATAATAATAAAAAATGCAAATTTAGAGGAAAACAAAGATAATATTTATGGATCTAGAAATTTTATTTTAGATATTATAAAAGATAAAGATTTAGGCATGAGTGAGCTTTTAGTGCACCATGGTGCGAATTTAAAACTTCTTGAAGAGACAATCAGTTCAAAAAATACAGAACAAGAAAAATCAAATATTTCTCTGTATGCCATAAATTTAAACGAATTAGCAAAAGATGGCAAGATAGATCCTCTTATAGGTAGAGATGAAGAGCTTGCAAGAATGGTGCAAATTTTAAGTCGTCGCAAGAAAAATAATCCAATATTAGTAGGTGAAGCTGGAGTTGGAAAAACAGCCATAGTAGAGGGACTTGCATTAAATATTGTAAATAAAAATGCAGCACAAAAACTAGAAAATTCTACTATTTACGCTCTTGATATGGGAGCTATGATTTCAGGCACAAAATATAGAGGTGATTTTGAAAAAAGACTAAAAGACACCATAAGCGAAATAGAACAAATAGATGGTGCGATAGTTTTCATAGATGAAATTCACACTATAGTAGGAGCTGGAGCGAGTGGCGGTGGAAGCTTGGATATGTCAAATTTATTAAAACCATCTTTAGCAAGCGGTAAAATACGCTGCATTGGAGCTACAACATACTCTGAGTATAGAAATTTTACAAAAGATAAAGCACTTAGTAGAAGATTTTCAAAAATAGATATAAATGAGCCAAGCATAGAAGATAGTGTTGAAATTTTAAATGGGATTAAAAAATATTATGAAGATTTTCATGGCGTTTCATATCCAAAAGAAATTTTAAAACAAAGCGTAATTTTAGCTAAAAAATATATGAGTGATAAATTTTTACCAGATAGTGCAGTTGATATTATAGATGAAGTTGGAGCTACTTTAAATTTAGCTGGTAAAAAAATAGTTACCAAAAAAGCATTAAATGAAATTATAAGCAAGGCTACTGGTATAGCAAATTTAAATACAAACGAAAATCAAACTGATTTGATTAAAAATTTAAAACAAAATCTTAAAAAACAAATTTTTGGTCAAGATGAAGCAATTAATGCTTTAGTTAAAGCCATAACTCGCTCTTATGCTGGTCTTAAAAATCCAAACTCTCCAACTGGTGTATTTTTATTTACAGGACCAAGCGGAGTTGGTAAAAGCGAACTTGCGATAACTCTAGCAAAAGAATTAAACATACATTTTGAGAGATTTGATATGAGTGAATATATGGAAAAACACGCAGTTGCAAAGCTTATAGGCTCCCCTCCTGGATATGTTGGCTTTGAAGAAGGAGGCATTCTTACAAATGCGATAAAGAAAAATCCATATAGCGTTGTGCTTTTTGATGAGGTAGAAAAAGCAGATAGTGATATGCTAAATATATTTTTACAAATTTTTGATAATGGGATATTAACTGATAATAGCGGCAATAAAACTGATTTTAAAAATACAATTATTATTATGACATCAAATTTAGGAACAAAAGAACCAAATCAGATGGGATTTAAAAAAGATGATAGTATAAAAACAACAAGTGCTATAAAAAACTTTTTTGCTCCTGAGTTTAGAAATAGGATTGATAAGATTATAAATTTTGCACATTTAAATGATGAAATATTAGATAGCATAGTGTTAAAAGAATTAAATTTAATATCACAAACACTAAAAGACAAAAAGGTAGCTATAAAAGCAGATAAAAAAGCAAGAGAATTTATATATAAAAAAGGCTATAGCCAAGAATTTGGTGCAAGAAATATAAAAAGAGTGATAAGCGAAGAAATTTTAGACATATTAAGCGAAGAAATTCTTTTTGGAAAACTAAAAAGTGGTGGAAATGCTATAATTACCTTAAAAAATGAAAATTTAAGTTTTAAATTTAACTAA
- the aat gene encoding leucyl/phenylalanyl-tRNA--protein transferase, producing MDYIFPDALNAPASDPIAYGGDLSKECLMSAYNGGIFPWFLIDKVPIWFSPDPRCVLYPHDFRLHKSLKSYIKKYDVKFDKNTKEFINFCRQERLKKDQTWITKEFVKAYSSLADDDIVHSIEVYENDILVGGLYGLIIGKIFCGESMISTSKNASKVALYHLCKSLNNFDFLIDCQVTNPHLIFMGAKEIPRNEYLQILSIKKTQKSGFDKFRNLI from the coding sequence ATGGACTATATCTTTCCAGATGCCTTAAATGCTCCTGCTTCAGATCCAATTGCATATGGTGGTGATTTAAGCAAAGAGTGTTTGATGAGTGCTTATAATGGTGGAATTTTTCCTTGGTTTTTAATAGATAAAGTGCCTATTTGGTTTTCTCCAGATCCAAGATGTGTGCTGTATCCGCATGATTTTAGATTACACAAAAGCTTAAAATCTTATATAAAAAAATATGACGTAAAATTTGATAAAAACACTAAAGAATTTATAAATTTTTGCAGACAAGAAAGACTAAAAAAAGATCAGACTTGGATAACAAAGGAATTTGTAAAAGCGTATTCATCTTTAGCAGATGATGACATTGTTCATAGTATAGAAGTGTATGAAAATGATATTTTAGTTGGTGGATTATATGGGCTGATAATAGGCAAAATATTTTGTGGAGAAAGTATGATTTCTACTAGCAAAAATGCATCTAAAGTCGCACTTTACCATCTTTGTAAGTCACTAAATAATTTTGATTTTCTAATAGATTGTCAAGTTACAAATCCTCATCTTATATTTATGGGTGCAAAAGAAATACCAAGAAATGAGTATTTGCAAATTTTATCTATCAAAAAAACACAAAAAAGCGGATTTGATAAATTTAGAAATTTAATCTAG
- a CDS encoding nitrous oxide-stimulated promoter family protein: MSNDKFIEQISTAVKFIQIYCDDKHKNEVKNAKELSLIYKNENLHTSIKYNLCKECEELVLYVYQRLQNCPHEEKPKCRKCPKTCYERDKYKQMRNIMVSSGTKLGLTKLAQKIGIKSKV; this comes from the coding sequence ATGAGCAATGATAAATTTATAGAACAGATTTCAACTGCAGTTAAATTTATTCAAATTTATTGCGATGATAAGCATAAAAATGAAGTAAAAAATGCAAAAGAACTAAGTTTAATTTATAAAAATGAAAATTTACATACATCCATAAAATACAATCTTTGCAAAGAGTGTGAAGAATTGGTTTTGTATGTGTATCAAAGGCTGCAAAATTGTCCTCATGAAGAAAAACCAAAATGTAGAAAATGTCCCAAAACTTGCTATGAAAGAGATAAATACAAGCAAATGAGAAATATAATGGTAAGCTCTGGAACTAAACTTGGTCTTACTAAATTAGCCCAAAAAATCGGTATAAAAAGTAAAGTCTAG
- the kdsB gene encoding 3-deoxy-manno-octulosonate cytidylyltransferase, translating to MIVIPARLNSTRLKDKILLDIFGVPMFIATANNASKIDSVLIAVDDENVYKIAKEHGFDAVMTDINHQSGTDRINEAVSKMGLKDSELIINVQADEPFFEISNLLKFKKFASQKIEQGSFMASCFKMVSKDEAKDPNLVKVVIDENFNAMYFSRSLIPYPRNECELYKAHIGIYAYSVATLREFCSFLPSFLENTEKLEQLRALQNCKKISMLEIFTTSIGIDCQEDYQRAIKAYKEASLYEQ from the coding sequence ATGATAGTAATACCAGCAAGACTTAATTCAACTAGGCTAAAAGATAAGATTTTACTTGATATTTTTGGAGTTCCTATGTTTATAGCTACCGCAAATAATGCGTCAAAAATAGATAGTGTTTTAATAGCTGTTGATGATGAGAATGTTTATAAGATAGCAAAAGAACACGGATTTGATGCTGTTATGACAGATATAAATCATCAAAGTGGAACAGACAGGATAAATGAAGCAGTAAGTAAAATGGGACTTAAAGATAGTGAGCTTATCATAAATGTCCAAGCTGACGAGCCTTTTTTTGAGATATCAAATTTACTAAAATTTAAAAAATTTGCAAGCCAAAAGATAGAGCAGGGTTCTTTTATGGCGAGTTGTTTTAAAATGGTTTCTAAAGATGAGGCAAAAGATCCAAATTTAGTAAAAGTTGTTATCGATGAGAATTTTAATGCTATGTATTTTTCTCGCTCACTTATACCTTATCCAAGAAATGAATGCGAGCTTTATAAGGCTCATATAGGAATTTATGCATATAGCGTTGCAACTCTTAGAGAATTTTGTTCTTTTTTGCCATCTTTTCTTGAAAATACAGAAAAGCTTGAACAACTTCGTGCCTTGCAAAATTGTAAAAAAATATCTATGCTAGAAATTTTTACAACAAGTATTGGTATAGACTGCCAAGAGGATTATCAAAGAGCCATAAAAGCTTACAAAGAAGCAAGTTTGTATGAGCAATGA
- the thrC gene encoding threonine synthase codes for MILTTTRLKQGDEAQCCKFSDSLLSPSSVYGGLFAPKDLPKISSKFFKKERSYEEFALKVIEKFGFDLNINSFKKAIKRYRYFDDENSPIKIKKLSKNLYINELFHGPTRAFKDMALQPFGKILDELAKDRLEKYLIMCATSGDTGPATLNTFEKSKNIKVVCLYPIDGTSEVQRLQMVTSRGKNLKVIGIKGNFDDAQRALKNLLNDEDFKEQLFKEKLNLSAANSVNFGRILFQILYHLYIYAYLLFSKKIKDDESIDIIVPSGNFGNALGAYYAKKMGAKIGMIKIASNSNNILTEFFNTGVYDLRSKKLIKTMSPAMDILISSNVERLLFDKFGAVRTKELMDSLNKNKFYELSKDELKELKNDFMADFCTDEECVKFIKECAKDSNLIDPHTATCFKMVQKDKINVITSTAQWVKFTPSMIKAIKNENIIDEKKQMIKLAKEFDAKIPKSILTLFDDKINHRDIVDQSEIKNTIIKWIKS; via the coding sequence ATGATATTAACTACAACTCGCTTAAAACAGGGCGATGAAGCTCAGTGTTGTAAATTTAGCGATTCGCTTTTAAGCCCAAGTAGCGTCTATGGCGGGCTTTTTGCACCAAAGGATTTGCCAAAAATAAGTAGTAAATTTTTTAAAAAAGAGCGAAGTTATGAAGAATTTGCGTTAAAAGTTATAGAAAAATTTGGTTTTGATCTTAATATAAATAGTTTTAAAAAAGCAATAAAAAGATATAGATATTTTGATGATGAAAACTCGCCTATAAAAATTAAAAAATTATCAAAAAATCTTTATATAAACGAACTTTTTCATGGTCCAACAAGGGCTTTTAAAGATATGGCGCTTCAACCTTTTGGCAAAATTTTAGATGAGCTTGCTAAAGATAGACTTGAAAAATATCTTATAATGTGTGCAACTAGCGGAGATACTGGACCTGCTACGCTAAATACATTTGAGAAATCAAAAAATATAAAAGTAGTTTGTCTGTATCCAATTGATGGAACAAGTGAAGTTCAAAGACTTCAAATGGTAACATCTAGGGGTAAAAATTTAAAAGTTATTGGCATAAAAGGTAATTTTGATGATGCTCAAAGAGCTTTAAAAAATCTGTTAAATGATGAGGATTTTAAAGAACAACTTTTTAAAGAAAAATTAAATTTAAGTGCTGCTAATTCTGTAAATTTTGGGAGAATTTTATTTCAAATTTTATATCATTTATATATTTATGCATATTTGCTTTTTAGTAAAAAAATCAAAGATGATGAAAGTATAGACATAATCGTGCCAAGTGGCAATTTTGGTAATGCTTTGGGTGCGTATTATGCTAAAAAAATGGGTGCTAAAATTGGCATGATAAAAATAGCCTCAAATTCAAACAATATATTAACTGAGTTTTTCAACACGGGAGTTTATGATTTAAGGAGTAAAAAGCTTATAAAAACCATGAGTCCAGCTATGGATATATTAATTAGCTCAAATGTAGAAAGACTGCTTTTTGATAAATTTGGTGCAGTGCGAACAAAAGAACTTATGGATAGTTTAAATAAAAATAAATTTTATGAGCTAAGTAAAGATGAATTAAAAGAGTTGAAAAATGATTTTATGGCAGATTTTTGCACAGATGAAGAGTGTGTGAAATTTATAAAAGAGTGTGCAAAAGATTCTAATTTAATAGATCCTCACACTGCAACTTGTTTTAAAATGGTTCAAAAAGATAAGATTAATGTTATAACTTCTACAGCACAATGGGTTAAATTTACTCCATCAATGATAAAAGCTATCAAAAATGAAAATATAATAGATGAGAAAAAACAGATGATAAAACTTGCAAAAGAATTTGATGCAAAGATACCAAAAAGCATTTTAACACTTTTTGATGACAAGATAAATCATAGAGATATTGTAGACCAAAGTGAGATAAAAAATACAATAATAAAATGGATAAAATCATGA
- the argB gene encoding acetylglutamate kinase produces MHTSIKTAEIILSALPYIQKFRDKIIVVKFGGSTQIKPEFKQEFARDMVLLQIVGIKVVIVHGGGKKINEFLQKTDIKSEFVNGIRKTSLEALEVAEMVLCGNINKELTNLLNFHGAKAIGVSGKDLGLFKAKALDMDNLGFVGKIIDVNASAINDLLNLGIMPVISPIAAGDENSVNGYNVNADLCACEIAKALHASKVVFLSDISGILDKDQKLISKLNKADIKRLIDDGTISGGMIPKALSCVECIENGVEKAHIINGKIMHSILLELFTDVGIGSMIG; encoded by the coding sequence TTGCATACAAGTATCAAAACAGCAGAAATTATACTTTCGGCACTTCCTTATATCCAAAAATTTAGAGATAAAATTATAGTAGTAAAATTTGGTGGTTCTACTCAGATAAAACCAGAGTTTAAACAAGAGTTTGCAAGAGATATGGTGTTGCTTCAAATTGTCGGCATAAAAGTTGTCATAGTTCACGGGGGAGGCAAAAAAATAAATGAGTTTTTGCAAAAAACAGATATAAAAAGCGAATTTGTAAATGGCATTAGAAAAACATCGCTAGAAGCATTAGAAGTAGCAGAAATGGTGCTTTGTGGAAATATAAATAAAGAACTTACAAATTTACTCAATTTTCATGGTGCAAAAGCTATAGGAGTAAGTGGAAAAGATCTTGGCTTGTTTAAAGCAAAAGCCCTTGATATGGATAATTTAGGTTTTGTTGGAAAAATAATTGATGTAAATGCTAGTGCTATAAATGATCTTTTAAATTTAGGTATAATGCCTGTAATATCGCCAATTGCAGCTGGAGATGAAAATAGCGTTAATGGATATAATGTAAATGCAGATTTATGTGCATGTGAAATAGCTAAAGCTTTACATGCTAGTAAAGTTGTATTTTTAAGCGATATTTCTGGCATTTTGGATAAAGATCAAAAATTAATTAGTAAATTAAATAAAGCCGATATAAAAAGACTTATTGATGATGGTACTATAAGTGGTGGTATGATACCTAAGGCACTTTCTTGCGTTGAATGTATCGAAAATGGCGTCGAAAAAGCACATATTATAAATGGAAAAATTATGCACTCCATACTTCTTGAGTTATTTACAGATGTTGGTATAGGAAGTATGATAGGATAA
- a CDS encoding tetraacyldisaccharide 4'-kinase has translation MCRQKIHLWINRYFYRPNLFDVFLSIALLPFSFVYGFLVCIKKLCFKPKNFDIKIISVGNIIVGGSGKTPLVKAIYELFSPQVKTFIVLRGYKRKSSGCLLVANDGEIFLDVIKSGDEAMEYAKFKANVIVSEDRKLGIDMAKKYGAKLIIFDDGFSKFDIKKFDILLKPQIEPFFSFTFPSGAYRYPTFFYKFANFIPQNSDIIKNSKIINPSNKMLLVTAIANPHRLKDYFDKCVGIEFYPDHYDFNKNELLNLLQKYQATTLLVTMKDFVKIERFNLPTSIIVLETTISQKFAKTLYNYVFDSKFSSF, from the coding sequence GTGTGTAGACAAAAAATACATTTATGGATAAATAGGTATTTTTATAGACCAAATTTATTTGATGTATTTTTATCCATAGCTTTGTTGCCATTTAGTTTTGTTTACGGATTTTTGGTTTGTATAAAAAAGCTATGTTTTAAACCAAAAAATTTTGACATAAAAATTATAAGTGTTGGAAATATAATTGTAGGTGGTAGTGGAAAAACACCACTTGTTAAAGCTATTTATGAGTTATTTTCCCCGCAAGTCAAAACCTTTATAGTTCTTAGGGGTTATAAGAGAAAGTCAAGTGGCTGTTTGCTAGTTGCAAATGATGGAGAAATTTTTTTAGATGTTATAAAAAGTGGCGATGAAGCTATGGAATATGCTAAGTTTAAAGCAAATGTTATAGTTAGTGAAGATAGAAAACTTGGTATTGATATGGCTAAAAAATATGGAGCAAAGTTAATTATTTTTGATGATGGATTTTCTAAATTTGATATAAAGAAATTTGATATTTTGCTTAAGCCACAGATAGAGCCATTTTTTTCATTTACTTTTCCAAGCGGTGCTTATAGATATCCAACTTTTTTTTATAAATTTGCAAATTTTATACCACAAAATTCAGATATTATAAAAAATAGTAAAATTATAAATCCAAGCAATAAAATGCTTTTAGTTACGGCCATAGCAAATCCACATAGATTAAAAGATTATTTTGATAAATGCGTGGGAATAGAGTTTTATCCAGATCATTATGATTTTAATAAAAATGAACTTTTAAATTTATTGCAAAAGTATCAAGCCACAACGCTTCTTGTTACTATGAAAGATTTTGTAAAAATTGAGAGGTTTAACTTGCCTACTTCAATAATAGTTTTAGAAACTACTATTAGTCAAAAATTTGCAAAAACGCTTTATAATTATGTCTTTGATAGTAAATTTAGCTCGTTTTAG
- a CDS encoding DegT/DnrJ/EryC1/StrS family aminotransferase, translating to MKKIDFFRPQIDDKEKELIKQALENPNSVDMVLDFENSIKQYFGVKHVISTNNGTSAKHLALCAMDIKRGDKIICSVNSFPNIAEVIRHFDAEPIFVDIKEDDFNINPQKFEDVIKANKSKKLKCAFITHMAGQSADMEEIYDIANKYEIDIIDDATNALGATYKGKKIGSMSSKISCFRINSQFNISVASAGFMLTNDSDIAQRALLLRNHGIVNNGGKNDNLGYIYDIVDIGTKYSLCSIDAAFGLAQFQKVDMFIKKRIEIASIYNKNLKDCPHIEIPINNGEHIYFQYIIKVDKNRDSFAKDLADIGISTALHYVPLNLLSYYKNKYNLKVNAFPSALKTYQTVLSLPIYSDLKNDEIEYICSSILKTAKSRV from the coding sequence ATGAAAAAAATAGATTTTTTTAGACCTCAAATAGATGACAAAGAAAAAGAGCTTATAAAACAAGCATTAGAAAATCCAAATAGTGTTGATATGGTTCTTGATTTTGAAAACAGCATAAAACAATATTTTGGTGTAAAGCATGTTATTTCTACTAATAATGGTACATCTGCAAAACATCTTGCACTTTGTGCCATGGATATCAAAAGAGGAGATAAAATAATTTGTTCTGTAAATTCGTTTCCAAATATTGCAGAAGTTATAAGGCATTTTGATGCAGAACCTATTTTTGTTGATATAAAAGAAGATGATTTTAATATAAATCCGCAAAAATTTGAAGATGTTATAAAGGCGAATAAAAGTAAAAAATTAAAATGTGCTTTTATAACTCATATGGCTGGCCAATCTGCAGATATGGAAGAAATTTATGATATAGCTAATAAGTATGAAATAGATATAATAGATGATGCAACTAATGCTCTTGGTGCGACATATAAAGGTAAAAAAATAGGAAGTATGAGTTCTAAGATATCTTGTTTTAGAATCAATTCACAGTTTAATATTAGTGTTGCAAGTGCTGGTTTTATGCTTACAAATGATAGTGATATTGCACAAAGGGCTTTACTTTTAAGAAATCACGGTATCGTAAACAATGGTGGAAAGAATGATAATTTAGGTTATATTTATGATATCGTAGATATAGGCACCAAATATAGCCTTTGTAGTATAGATGCTGCTTTTGGTTTGGCTCAGTTTCAAAAAGTTGATATGTTTATCAAAAAAAGAATAGAAATAGCGTCTATTTATAATAAAAATTTAAAAGATTGTCCACATATAGAAATTCCTATAAATAATGGCGAACATATTTATTTTCAATACATAATAAAAGTTGATAAAAATAGAGATAGTTTTGCTAAAGATTTAGCAGATATTGGTATAAGCACAGCTCTTCATTATGTCCCTTTAAACCTTTTAAGTTATTATAAAAATAAATATAATTTAAAAGTAAATGCATTTCCATCTGCACTTAAGACATATCAAACTGTTCTTTCTTTGCCTATTTATTCTGATTTAAAAAACGATGAGATTGAGTATATTTGCAGTAGCATTTTAAAAACAGCAAAATCTCGTGTGTAG
- a CDS encoding NAD+ synthase produces MSNYSDIHNKILNFLKLNLNTAKNFIIGISGGLDSAVVATLCAKVSQKNTYALLLPTKISNVKNLEDGINLCKKLGINYKIISIEPILQAYKVSIDENLSNIRLGNLCARIRMSLLYDYSAKIGGFVVGTSNKSELMLGYGTIYGDMACAINPIGEIFKSDIFEFAKFLKIDKTFIEKKPSADLWENQDDESDLGYSYNELDIILKEISKNGISKVDLYNKFDKDLVDRVLYLVNKNSFKLHPPKIAKIH; encoded by the coding sequence ATGAGTAATTATTCAGATATACATAATAAGATATTAAATTTTTTAAAATTAAATTTAAATACTGCTAAAAATTTTATAATTGGCATTAGCGGTGGTTTGGATTCTGCTGTTGTAGCTACTTTGTGTGCAAAAGTGTCACAAAAAAATACATATGCGTTGCTTTTACCAACTAAAATTTCTAATGTAAAAAATTTAGAAGATGGGATTAATCTTTGTAAAAAACTTGGTATAAATTATAAAATTATATCAATAGAACCTATTTTACAAGCTTATAAAGTAAGTATAGATGAAAATTTAAGTAACATTAGATTAGGCAATCTCTGTGCTAGAATTCGAATGAGTTTACTTTATGATTATTCTGCTAAGATTGGTGGATTTGTTGTAGGAACTTCAAATAAAAGCGAACTAATGTTAGGATATGGAACTATATATGGCGATATGGCTTGTGCTATAAATCCAATTGGTGAAATTTTTAAAAGCGATATATTTGAGTTTGCAAAATTTCTAAAAATTGATAAAACATTCATTGAAAAAAAACCTAGTGCCGATTTGTGGGAAAATCAAGATGATGAATCTGATTTGGGCTATAGTTATAATGAATTAGATATAATTTTAAAAGAGATAAGTAAAAACGGCATAAGCAAAGTAGATTTGTATAATAAATTTGATAAAGATTTGGTAGATAGAGTTTTATATTTAGTAAATAAAAATAGTTTTAAGTTGCATCCTCCTAAGATTGCTAAAATACATTAG
- a CDS encoding MBL fold metallo-hydrolase has protein sequence MEVLTKECGRYQTNCYILSINNKEIIIDPGENSFSWVINNVKNPLAILNTHGHFDHIYNNFELKNKFNIPIYAPKDDIFMIENDIFGIGYNPSKVDIKISNEDLFIIGDFKIKFHHFPGHTPGCSMIEIGDYLFSGDFLFYRSIGRYDFPHSNKEDMKNSLKKCLKIQQDFILLPGHGIPSTLKEEQNNITTWIKRL, from the coding sequence ATGGAAGTTTTAACAAAAGAATGCGGAAGATATCAAACTAATTGCTACATATTGTCTATAAATAACAAAGAAATAATCATAGATCCAGGAGAAAATTCTTTTTCATGGGTAATTAATAATGTAAAAAATCCGCTTGCAATCCTAAATACACACGGACATTTTGATCATATTTATAATAATTTTGAATTAAAAAATAAATTTAATATACCTATTTATGCACCAAAAGATGATATTTTTATGATAGAAAATGATATTTTTGGCATTGGGTATAATCCTAGTAAAGTTGACATAAAAATAAGCAATGAAGATCTATTCATTATAGGCGATTTTAAAATAAAATTTCACCACTTTCCAGGTCATACACCAGGATGCTCGATGATAGAGATAGGTGATTATCTATTTAGTGGGGATTTTTTATTTTATCGCTCTATTGGAAGATATGATTTTCCACACTCAAACAAAGAAGATATGAAAAACAGCCTAAAAAAATGTTTAAAAATACAACAAGATTTTATACTTTTACCAGGTCATGGAATACCATCAACACTAAAAGAAGAGCAAAATAATATCACAACATGGATAAAAAGGCTTTAA